A window of Acinetobacter sp. TR3 contains these coding sequences:
- the rpoD gene encoding RNA polymerase sigma factor RpoD: protein MSDMNSPTSQVAALISRGKEQGYLTYAEVNDHLPDSITESEQIEDIIQMLQDVGIPVHERAPETDDTMFGESTEAADEVAEEEAAAVLASVESEPGRTTDPVRMYMREMGTVELLTREGEISIAKRIEEGIRDVLHSIAYWPNAVEVVLQEYNDFLTGERRLADILSGYLDPETDDDIPEVLEEEAELEEAESASPATKDVKLDDDDEDEESEGDDDSEGESGPDPEIAKVRFSELEAAWNDTKAIVAKHGRNSDEAKAALEALAAVFMMFKFTPRLFDIISEMIRGTHEQIRTNEREIMRYAVRRGRMDRNQFRTTFPEQESNPAWLDEQIAKAPAETKAHLEKVRPDVLAFQQKIADIEKDLGLNVKDIKDISKRMAVGEAKARRAKKEMVEANLRLVISIAKKYTNRGLQFLDLIQEGNIGLMKAVDKFEYRRGYKFSTYATWWIRQAITRSIADQARTIRIPVHMIETINKINRVSRQLLQEMGREPTPEELGERLEMDEVKVRKVLKIAKEPISMETPIGDDEDSHLGDFIEDSNITSPVDAATSEGLKEATREVLENLTEREAKVLKMRFGIDMPTDHTLEEVGKQFDVTRERIRQIEAKALRKLRHPSRSEHLRSFLEND from the coding sequence ATGAGCGATATGAATTCCCCTACTTCGCAAGTAGCGGCTCTGATTAGCCGAGGCAAAGAACAAGGTTACTTAACTTACGCTGAGGTTAACGATCATCTACCAGACTCAATTACGGAAAGTGAGCAGATTGAAGACATCATCCAGATGCTTCAAGACGTTGGTATTCCAGTGCATGAACGTGCACCAGAAACTGATGACACCATGTTTGGTGAATCTACTGAAGCTGCAGACGAAGTCGCTGAAGAAGAAGCTGCTGCCGTATTAGCATCGGTTGAAAGTGAGCCTGGTCGTACCACTGACCCTGTACGTATGTACATGCGTGAAATGGGGACAGTTGAACTTTTAACACGTGAAGGCGAAATTAGCATTGCAAAACGTATCGAAGAAGGTATTCGTGACGTTTTACATTCAATTGCTTATTGGCCAAATGCTGTTGAAGTCGTTTTACAAGAATATAATGACTTTTTAACAGGTGAGCGTCGTCTTGCCGATATTCTTTCTGGCTACTTAGACCCAGAAACTGATGATGACATTCCAGAAGTACTGGAAGAAGAAGCAGAACTTGAAGAAGCTGAAAGTGCTTCACCTGCGACAAAAGATGTAAAACTTGATGATGATGACGAAGACGAAGAATCTGAAGGTGATGATGATTCTGAAGGTGAATCTGGACCTGACCCTGAAATTGCTAAAGTTCGTTTTTCTGAACTAGAAGCTGCTTGGAATGATACAAAAGCAATTGTAGCAAAACATGGTCGTAATAGTGACGAAGCAAAAGCTGCACTAGAAGCTTTAGCTGCTGTCTTTATGATGTTTAAATTCACACCACGTTTATTTGACATCATTTCAGAAATGATTCGCGGCACACATGAACAAATTCGTACCAATGAACGTGAAATCATGCGTTATGCAGTGCGTCGTGGTCGTATGGATCGTAATCAATTCCGTACAACTTTCCCTGAACAAGAGTCAAATCCAGCTTGGTTAGATGAACAAATCGCGAAAGCCCCTGCTGAAACCAAAGCACATTTAGAAAAAGTGCGTCCTGACGTATTGGCATTCCAACAGAAGATTGCCGATATTGAGAAAGACCTTGGTTTGAACGTAAAAGATATCAAAGATATCTCTAAGCGTATGGCAGTTGGTGAAGCAAAAGCACGTCGTGCCAAGAAAGAAATGGTTGAAGCAAACTTACGTTTGGTTATTTCAATTGCGAAGAAATATACCAACCGTGGCTTACAATTCCTTGATTTAATTCAAGAAGGTAACATTGGTTTGATGAAGGCTGTAGACAAGTTTGAATATCGTCGTGGTTATAAATTCTCGACCTATGCAACTTGGTGGATTCGTCAGGCGATTACACGTTCGATTGCCGATCAAGCGCGTACTATTCGTATTCCAGTCCACATGATTGAAACGATTAACAAGATCAATCGTGTATCACGTCAACTTCTTCAAGAAATGGGGCGTGAACCGACACCTGAAGAATTAGGTGAACGTCTTGAAATGGACGAGGTTAAAGTTCGTAAAGTACTTAAAATCGCAAAAGAACCGATTTCGATGGAAACACCGATCGGTGATGATGAAGATTCACATCTTGGTGACTTCATTGAGGACTCAAACATCACATCTCCAGTCGACGCTGCGACCTCAGAAGGTTTAAAAGAAGCGACTCGTGAAGTGCTTGAAAATTTAACAGAACGTGAAGCTAAAGTGTTAAAAATGCGTTTTGGTATCGATATGCCAACCGACCATACTTTAGAAGAAGTGGGTAAACAGTTTGACGTAACACGTGAACGTATCCGTCAGATTGAAGCGAAAGCGTTACGTAAACTTCGCCACCCTTCTCGCTCTGAACACTTACGTTCATTCTTGGAAAATGACTAA
- a CDS encoding YbeD family protein has product MLDRTPSRELQEHLWVFPMDYPIKLIGDAGDELRVAVVDILQKHFPEFDGGTVKIQPSRTGKYHSLTAQLRFEELEQVHALYADLAACPLIKTAL; this is encoded by the coding sequence ATGTTAGACCGCACTCCTTCTCGTGAATTACAAGAACATCTTTGGGTTTTCCCAATGGACTATCCAATCAAATTGATTGGTGATGCTGGGGATGAACTTCGAGTGGCTGTTGTTGATATTTTGCAGAAGCACTTCCCTGAATTCGATGGTGGTACAGTAAAGATACAACCTTCACGTACAGGTAAATACCATTCTTTGACCGCACAATTACGCTTCGAAGAATTGGAACAAGTTCATGCGCTATATGCTGATCTTGCAGCCTGCCCTTTAATTAAGACGGCGCTTTAA
- the lipB gene encoding lipoyl(octanoyl) transferase LipB — MSSKPSLIVRCFNDLQDYTARFEAMKDFTTNRDETTPDEVWLLQHQDVLTQGQAGKVEHILTHSNLPVVHTDRGGQVTWHGKGQLVAYFLIDLNRLKWHVRTLVSFAEQVMIDLLKQYNIEAYAKPDAPGVYVDGRKIGSLGFKIRRGRSYHGLALNIDCDLSGFQTINPCGYAGLEMVRLQDLLEDYPSFEQLCHDFISYLQNTNFFHDLVVKSE, encoded by the coding sequence ATGAGTTCTAAACCCTCCTTAATCGTTCGTTGTTTCAATGATCTACAAGACTACACAGCTCGTTTTGAAGCAATGAAAGACTTCACAACCAATCGCGATGAAACCACACCCGATGAAGTTTGGTTATTACAACATCAAGATGTTTTGACTCAAGGGCAAGCAGGTAAAGTTGAACATATCCTTACGCACAGTAACCTTCCAGTTGTCCATACTGATCGCGGGGGACAGGTCACTTGGCATGGTAAGGGTCAACTGGTCGCATATTTTTTGATTGATCTAAACCGTCTAAAATGGCATGTCCGTACATTAGTCAGCTTTGCTGAGCAGGTCATGATCGATCTACTCAAACAATACAATATCGAGGCTTACGCTAAGCCTGATGCACCAGGTGTGTATGTTGATGGTCGTAAAATTGGATCTTTAGGTTTTAAAATTCGCCGTGGTCGTAGTTACCACGGTTTAGCCTTAAATATTGATTGTGACCTAAGTGGTTTTCAAACCATTAATCCTTGTGGATACGCAGGTTTAGAAATGGTACGCTTGCAAGACCTGCTTGAAGATTACCCAAGCTTTGAGCAACTTTGTCATGATTTTATTAGCTATTTACAAAATACGAATTTCTTTCATGACCTTGTAGTCAAATCTGAATAA
- a CDS encoding iron-containing alcohol dehydrogenase yields the protein MAKPYYEFFCPVKVIAGNAALEHIPFELATLGAKRPMIITDKGVRANGLLSPIEAAFSTTDAVIGAIFDDVPPDSSLEVVRAAAQLYREKKCDAIIAIGGGSVIDTSKATNILVSEGGDDLLQYSGAHNLPKPLKPFFVIPTTSGTGSEATMVAVVSDTQKNVKLAFASYYLMPHAAILDPRMTQTLPPHLTAMTGMDALTHCVEAYTCLAANPLSDAYASAGIKKISENLFKVLDNPSDAQGRLELAQASTMAGIAFSNSMVGLVHSLGHALGAVAHLPHGLCMNLFLPYVLEYNKEVNGAKIGELLLPLAGADIYAQTPANLRADKAIATILTMRDRLFTLTKLPRTLRETGKVTEAQLDEVAEKALNDGSIIYNPKEANLEDLRAILQKAW from the coding sequence ATGGCTAAGCCTTATTACGAATTTTTCTGTCCTGTAAAAGTAATTGCTGGTAACGCCGCGTTAGAGCACATCCCTTTTGAACTTGCGACTCTAGGCGCAAAACGCCCAATGATCATTACCGATAAAGGCGTACGTGCAAATGGTCTACTCAGCCCAATTGAAGCTGCTTTTAGCACCACAGATGCTGTAATTGGTGCAATTTTTGATGATGTTCCACCCGATTCAAGCTTGGAAGTGGTACGCGCAGCAGCACAACTATATCGCGAAAAAAAATGTGATGCGATTATTGCGATTGGTGGTGGTTCGGTTATTGATACATCGAAAGCAACTAATATTTTAGTTTCAGAAGGTGGCGATGATTTATTGCAATACTCAGGTGCGCATAACCTACCAAAACCATTAAAGCCATTCTTTGTCATTCCGACAACCTCTGGTACAGGTTCTGAAGCAACAATGGTTGCTGTCGTTTCTGATACGCAAAAAAATGTCAAACTTGCATTTGCTTCTTACTACCTCATGCCACATGCTGCAATTCTTGATCCGCGCATGACACAAACATTGCCACCACACCTAACCGCAATGACAGGTATGGATGCACTAACTCACTGTGTTGAAGCTTATACCTGCTTAGCAGCGAATCCTTTAAGCGATGCTTATGCAAGCGCGGGTATCAAGAAAATTAGTGAAAACTTATTTAAAGTTTTAGACAACCCAAGTGATGCCCAAGGTCGCTTAGAACTTGCTCAAGCATCAACAATGGCTGGGATTGCATTCTCGAACTCAATGGTGGGCTTGGTACACTCACTCGGTCATGCCTTAGGTGCTGTTGCTCACCTACCCCATGGTCTTTGCATGAACTTATTCTTGCCATATGTGCTTGAATACAACAAAGAAGTCAATGGCGCCAAGATTGGTGAATTATTATTGCCACTTGCTGGTGCAGATATTTATGCACAAACGCCTGCAAACTTACGTGCAGATAAAGCCATTGCAACGATCTTAACCATGCGTGATCGTTTATTCACGCTGACTAAACTTCCTCGTACTTTACGTGAAACAGGTAAAGTGACTGAAGCTCAGTTAGATGAAGTTGCTGAAAAAGCATTAAATGATGGCTCAATCATCTACAATCCAAAAGAAGCAAATTTAGAAGATCTTCGTGCAATTTTGCAAAAAGCATGGTAA
- a CDS encoding APC family permease produces the protein MRITPLTNTSGTPSVAKLQKTLGLWHIIIIGLAYIQPMTLFDTFGLVSEESHHHVPTSYIVALIAILFTSLSYGHMIRRYPSSGSAYTYAQKSIHPNVGFMVGWSSWLDYLLSPMVNIILAGIYLEALFPNVNHWIWVIVLTAFMTGINLRGARFVANFNSLIVLVQLIVIGVFTYLVYSKLQMGYNAEGLITAETRYQLWSLQPFWNELTSIGALITGATLLCFSFTGFDSLSSLAEETKDTEKTLPKAIFLTALFAGVIFIISTYFMQIYFPNDPKSYFQDVAATQPDILLLVGGSLFQSYVLAFAIVTVMASGISAHAGVSRLMYVMGRDGVINKKIFGHISPKNFTPSYNIIIVGIVALAAGRMSLDIVISMISFGALIAFTFVNLSVISRYALRDGRTKNIKDIFNFVIIPLLGFLSVFAMWLEIEETALKYGLWWAMFGVLYLGYKTKGFKYNAPQHNEHE, from the coding sequence ATGAGGATAACGCCGTTGACAAATACTTCTGGGACTCCATCGGTAGCTAAACTACAAAAAACGCTTGGTCTCTGGCACATTATCATTATTGGCTTGGCCTATATTCAACCGATGACCTTGTTTGACACTTTCGGTCTGGTATCAGAAGAAAGCCATCATCATGTTCCAACCTCTTATATTGTGGCATTGATTGCGATTTTGTTTACATCGCTAAGCTATGGGCATATGATTCGCCGCTATCCATCTTCAGGATCGGCTTATACGTACGCACAAAAATCAATCCATCCCAATGTTGGCTTTATGGTGGGCTGGTCTTCTTGGCTTGATTATTTACTATCGCCAATGGTAAATATTATCTTGGCAGGAATTTATCTTGAAGCCTTATTTCCAAATGTAAATCATTGGATTTGGGTAATTGTATTAACAGCCTTTATGACTGGTATCAATTTACGTGGCGCTCGTTTTGTTGCAAACTTTAATAGTCTGATTGTTTTAGTGCAACTGATTGTCATTGGGGTGTTTACGTACTTAGTCTATAGCAAATTACAAATGGGCTATAATGCTGAAGGCCTAATTACTGCAGAAACACGCTATCAACTTTGGAGCTTACAACCGTTCTGGAATGAGCTAACCTCTATTGGTGCGTTAATTACAGGTGCGACTTTACTGTGCTTTTCATTTACAGGTTTTGATTCTCTAAGCTCTCTTGCAGAAGAAACCAAAGATACTGAAAAGACCTTACCAAAAGCGATTTTCTTGACAGCATTATTCGCAGGTGTAATTTTTATTATCAGCACCTACTTTATGCAAATCTATTTCCCTAATGATCCAAAGAGCTATTTCCAAGATGTCGCTGCAACACAGCCAGATATTTTATTATTGGTGGGTGGTTCGCTGTTCCAGTCTTACGTTTTAGCGTTTGCAATTGTGACTGTCATGGCATCTGGTATTTCGGCTCATGCCGGCGTATCTCGTTTAATGTATGTAATGGGACGAGATGGTGTCATTAATAAGAAAATCTTTGGTCATATTAGCCCAAAGAACTTCACCCCTTCTTATAACATTATCATTGTCGGTATTGTCGCCTTAGCTGCTGGACGCATGAGTTTGGATATTGTGATTTCAATGATCAGCTTTGGTGCTTTGATTGCATTTACTTTTGTAAATCTCTCAGTAATTTCTCGCTATGCACTGCGTGATGGTCGAACCAAAAATATCAAAGATATCTTCAACTTTGTTATTATTCCATTGCTAGGCTTTCTGAGCGTTTTTGCAATGTGGTTAGAAATTGAAGAGACCGCGCTGAAATATGGTTTATGGTGGGCAATGTTTGGTGTTTTATATTTAGGCTATAAAACCAAAGGCTTTAAATATAATGCCCCTCAACACAATGAACACGAATAA
- a CDS encoding flavodoxin family protein: protein MTKIAVVYFSGYGHTKVIAQTFAQPIDATLIEIDQNGEITEQDWQTLNDAQAIVFGAPTYMGTAPWQFKKFADASSKVWFTRGWQDKVFAGFTNSASLNGDKQVTLIQLQTLASQHGGIWVSLGLLPANTKAAKREDVNNLGGSVGLLVQSPSDASVDEIPTGDLETAKLYAERVKSIVEKLHS, encoded by the coding sequence ATGACAAAAATTGCAGTGGTTTATTTCTCTGGTTATGGTCACACCAAAGTAATTGCACAAACTTTTGCACAACCGATTGATGCTACATTAATTGAAATCGATCAGAACGGTGAAATTACAGAGCAAGACTGGCAAACGTTAAATGATGCCCAAGCGATTGTATTTGGTGCACCTACATATATGGGAACAGCACCTTGGCAATTTAAGAAATTTGCTGATGCTTCCTCAAAGGTATGGTTCACGCGTGGTTGGCAAGATAAAGTTTTTGCAGGTTTTACAAACAGTGCGAGTTTAAATGGTGATAAACAAGTGACATTAATTCAATTACAAACCTTAGCTTCTCAGCATGGTGGTATTTGGGTGAGTTTAGGTTTACTTCCAGCCAATACCAAAGCTGCAAAACGCGAAGATGTGAATAATTTAGGCGGTTCTGTTGGTTTACTGGTTCAATCACCTTCTGATGCGAGTGTAGATGAGATTCCAACAGGGGACTTAGAAACAGCGAAGCTGTATGCGGAACGTGTTAAATCAATTGTTGAAAAACTGCACAGCTAA
- a CDS encoding winged helix-turn-helix transcriptional regulator, which yields MNQALKYNIYQQHCPARLFFEKIADKWVLLIINILAKETQHFNLLKKSIQGISPKVLSQKLKMLERDGFITRQVQDTAPIRVDYSLTPLGLEVAKMAYQLKDWAESNIEQVIYAQQRFDAIQEQ from the coding sequence ATGAATCAGGCATTAAAATATAATATTTATCAACAACATTGCCCTGCTCGATTATTTTTTGAAAAAATTGCAGATAAATGGGTTTTGTTGATCATCAATATACTTGCAAAAGAAACTCAGCATTTTAATTTACTCAAAAAAAGTATTCAGGGTATTTCCCCAAAAGTGCTTTCACAAAAACTAAAAATGTTAGAACGAGATGGATTTATTACAAGACAAGTACAAGATACTGCACCCATTCGTGTTGATTACTCATTAACCCCACTCGGCTTAGAAGTCGCAAAAATGGCATATCAATTAAAAGACTGGGCAGAAAGTAATATTGAACAAGTCATTTATGCACAGCAACGTTTTGATGCAATACAAGAACAATAA
- a CDS encoding tRNA (cytidine(34)-2'-O)-methyltransferase, giving the protein MIHVVLYEPEIPANTGNIIRLCANTGAQLHLVRPLGFELDDKKLKRAGLDYHEWARMQIWDNIELCLADLKTKGVEHVFPLTTKGTATPHTVDLNRPVALLMGPETRGLPEQVRLMFPQEQWIRLPMAENSRSLNLSNATAVIVYEAWRQQGFKQL; this is encoded by the coding sequence GTGATTCATGTTGTCCTATACGAACCAGAAATACCTGCAAACACAGGTAATATTATTCGTTTGTGTGCCAATACAGGTGCTCAATTGCATTTAGTGAGACCTTTAGGTTTTGAACTAGACGATAAGAAATTGAAGCGAGCAGGTTTGGATTACCACGAATGGGCAAGAATGCAAATTTGGGATAATATCGAACTCTGTCTTGCCGATTTAAAAACCAAAGGTGTTGAGCATGTTTTTCCACTGACTACTAAAGGTACAGCGACACCGCACACCGTTGATCTTAATCGTCCTGTCGCTTTGCTGATGGGACCTGAAACAAGGGGTTTGCCTGAGCAAGTCCGTCTCATGTTTCCGCAAGAACAATGGATTCGTTTGCCGATGGCTGAGAACTCAAGAAGCTTAAACCTTTCTAATGCGACTGCGGTAATCGTCTATGAAGCTTGGAGACAACAGGGTTTTAAACAACTTTAA
- the cysG gene encoding siroheme synthase CysG, protein MEIFPISLKLQQQRCLIVGGGHIAYRKANLLVKAGAIIDVIAPEIEPDLQQLVEKSLGQYIQAPFSVNILATPYRLVIAATDQPDVNKAVFEQCEIRNLLVNSVDDIPNCRFMVPAIIDRSPLVISVASNGASPVLSRQIRTQLESSIPHGMGKLAEFSGQWRKQVKEKIANPDERRIFWENLYASPLKEQVFNDNLEVANNLIEQALTEWTAPKGEVYLVGAGPGDPELLTLKALRLMQQADVVIYDRLVSAPILELCRRDAEKIYVGKARSNHSVPQDGINALLVEYAQKGKRVCRLKGGDPFIFGRGGEEIQELVEADVTFQVVPGITAASGCSAYAGIPLTHRDYAQSVRFLTGHLKEGSPELPWKELVYENQTLVLYMGLVGLERICEQLIAHGQRPNMPVALISKGTTPDQNVVVGTLADIATKVSEHHIVAPTLTIIGEVVSLREQLKWQ, encoded by the coding sequence GTGGAAATTTTCCCAATCTCTTTAAAGTTGCAGCAGCAACGTTGTCTGATTGTGGGTGGTGGGCATATTGCCTACCGCAAAGCAAACTTGTTAGTCAAAGCTGGTGCGATTATTGATGTGATTGCACCAGAGATTGAGCCTGATTTGCAACAATTAGTTGAGAAGTCACTGGGGCAATATATCCAAGCGCCTTTTTCTGTAAATATTTTAGCAACGCCATATCGCTTAGTGATTGCAGCGACAGATCAGCCTGATGTGAATAAAGCTGTCTTTGAGCAATGTGAGATACGTAATCTTCTCGTCAATAGCGTGGATGATATTCCAAATTGTCGTTTTATGGTGCCTGCAATTATTGATCGGTCACCACTCGTTATTTCTGTGGCTTCAAATGGAGCTTCACCTGTTTTATCACGTCAAATTCGTACACAGTTAGAAAGTTCTATTCCACATGGTATGGGTAAATTAGCTGAGTTTTCTGGTCAATGGCGTAAACAGGTGAAAGAAAAAATTGCGAATCCAGATGAGCGTCGTATTTTTTGGGAAAACTTATACGCAAGCCCACTAAAAGAACAAGTCTTTAATGACAATCTTGAGGTAGCAAATAATTTAATTGAACAAGCCTTAACAGAATGGACTGCACCGAAAGGTGAAGTCTATTTAGTGGGTGCGGGTCCCGGTGATCCAGAGTTGCTGACTTTAAAAGCATTACGCTTGATGCAACAAGCTGATGTGGTGATTTATGATCGTTTGGTCTCTGCACCAATCTTAGAATTGTGTCGTCGTGATGCTGAAAAGATTTATGTCGGTAAAGCACGTTCTAATCATTCAGTCCCACAAGATGGTATTAATGCTTTGTTGGTTGAATATGCGCAAAAGGGTAAGCGTGTTTGCCGCTTAAAAGGTGGTGATCCATTTATTTTTGGGCGTGGTGGCGAAGAGATTCAAGAATTAGTTGAAGCTGATGTTACATTTCAAGTTGTGCCAGGTATTACAGCTGCGTCTGGGTGTTCTGCTTATGCAGGTATTCCACTCACGCATCGTGATTACGCGCAAAGCGTACGTTTTTTAACAGGACACCTTAAAGAAGGATCACCAGAACTTCCTTGGAAAGAGCTAGTCTATGAAAACCAAACTTTGGTGTTATACATGGGCTTAGTCGGTTTAGAACGCATTTGTGAGCAACTGATTGCTCATGGTCAGCGTCCAAATATGCCAGTTGCGCTTATTTCCAAAGGTACCACGCCAGATCAAAATGTGGTTGTTGGAACTTTAGCGGATATAGCGACCAAAGTATCTGAGCATCATATCGTAGCACCGACTTTAACCATTATTGGTGAAGTGGTCAGTCTGCGTGAACAGTTAAAATGGCAATAA
- the serS gene encoding serine--tRNA ligase, with protein MIDPKLLRNNIEAVNAALAKRGIQLNAQEWADLEVRRKDLQSKAENLQAERNAGAKQVGQIKKSGGDASEIMARMAAIGDEIKAAEVALAELQTELEQKSLAIPNLPDESVPEGKDESDNLEILKWGTPRQFDFEIKDHTDLGEWMGGLEFETATKLTGSRFSVLKGPLARLQRALTQFMLDTHTLKNGYTEAYVPYLVNADSLRGTGQLPKFEEDLFKLQGEKEYYLIPTAEVPVTNFVRDEILDADRLPLKYAAHTPCFRSEAGSYGRDTRGLIRQHQFDKVEMVQISKPEHSMQALEDLTAHAEGILQALGLPYRKILLCGGDMGFGAVKTYDLEVWVPSQNTYREISSCSNMGDFQARRMKARYRVDQKKIELVHTLNGSGLAVGRTLLAVMENYQRADGSIEIPEVLRPYMGGISYID; from the coding sequence ATGATCGACCCAAAATTACTCAGAAATAATATTGAAGCAGTCAATGCTGCTTTAGCAAAACGTGGTATTCAGCTTAATGCACAAGAGTGGGCTGATTTAGAAGTTCGCCGTAAAGATTTACAATCCAAAGCTGAAAATTTACAGGCTGAACGTAACGCTGGTGCAAAACAAGTTGGTCAAATCAAAAAGTCGGGCGGAGATGCATCTGAAATTATGGCACGTATGGCTGCCATTGGAGATGAAATCAAAGCTGCTGAAGTTGCGCTTGCTGAGTTGCAAACTGAACTAGAGCAAAAATCACTGGCGATTCCAAACTTACCTGATGAATCTGTTCCAGAAGGTAAAGATGAAAGTGATAACTTAGAAATCTTAAAGTGGGGCACACCACGTCAATTTGATTTTGAAATCAAAGATCATACCGATCTTGGCGAGTGGATGGGCGGTCTTGAGTTTGAAACAGCAACTAAATTAACAGGTTCACGTTTCAGCGTACTTAAAGGTCCTTTGGCACGTCTACAACGTGCGTTGACCCAGTTTATGTTAGATACACATACGCTTAAAAATGGTTATACCGAAGCGTATGTACCTTATTTGGTCAATGCGGATAGCTTGCGTGGTACAGGTCAATTACCAAAGTTTGAAGAAGATTTATTCAAGCTCCAAGGTGAAAAAGAATATTACCTGATTCCAACTGCTGAAGTGCCAGTCACCAACTTTGTGCGTGATGAAATTTTAGATGCAGATCGTTTGCCACTGAAATATGCAGCACATACTCCATGTTTCCGTAGTGAAGCTGGCTCTTATGGTCGTGATACGCGTGGTTTGATTCGTCAACATCAGTTCGATAAGGTCGAAATGGTGCAAATTTCAAAACCAGAGCACTCAATGCAGGCACTTGAAGACCTAACTGCACATGCAGAGGGCATTTTGCAAGCACTTGGTTTGCCATATCGTAAGATTTTGCTCTGTGGTGGTGATATGGGCTTCGGTGCAGTCAAAACTTATGACTTAGAAGTATGGGTGCCAAGCCAAAATACCTATCGTGAAATCTCAAGTTGCTCAAACATGGGCGATTTCCAAGCACGACGTATGAAAGCACGCTACCGCGTAGATCAGAAGAAGATCGAATTAGTGCATACGTTGAATGGTTCAGGTTTAGCTGTAGGTCGTACTTTGCTTGCAGTGATGGAAAACTATCAACGTGCTGATGGTTCAATCGAAATTCCAGAAGTTTTACGTCCATATATGGGCGGTATTAGCTACATCGACTAA
- a CDS encoding RsiV family protein: MTMTSSQLSKIIPLLPILTVIALTGCQPKKDTTNEKDKVYIPLIQAKVVAVKIPKQKVCLEDGCTQYDLQTVETNQKWIDDYFLNRMKKAEPNAFSNLADQKVKVPADQPSLSESSTYVRFVGQNYNLATFAIQTYSYSAGAAHGMSHQEFVNFNLSNKKHITVAELLKPEMNQKLRDELYAANQNWLDGHQIKKDQLQVSDNFYYGVNGIVFVYPLYELASYAEGMSELTLPYYSAKKFIKAEYLPSLPKEPN; the protein is encoded by the coding sequence ATGACGATGACTTCTTCACAATTATCAAAAATTATTCCGCTTCTTCCTATCCTGACAGTTATTGCATTAACAGGTTGCCAACCTAAAAAAGATACAACTAATGAAAAGGACAAAGTATACATTCCGTTGATCCAAGCCAAAGTCGTTGCAGTCAAAATACCCAAACAAAAAGTCTGTTTGGAGGATGGTTGTACCCAATATGACTTACAAACGGTGGAAACCAATCAAAAATGGATTGATGATTATTTTCTCAATCGTATGAAAAAAGCAGAGCCAAATGCATTTTCTAATCTTGCTGATCAAAAAGTAAAAGTGCCTGCTGATCAACCATCGCTTAGTGAAAGCAGCACCTATGTGCGTTTCGTGGGGCAGAATTATAATTTAGCGACTTTCGCAATTCAGACTTATTCATATTCAGCTGGTGCTGCGCATGGTATGTCACATCAAGAATTTGTAAATTTTAATTTGTCGAATAAGAAACATATTACTGTTGCAGAGTTATTGAAACCTGAAATGAATCAAAAACTTCGTGATGAGTTATATGCAGCTAATCAAAACTGGTTAGATGGTCACCAAATTAAGAAAGATCAATTGCAAGTCAGTGATAATTTTTATTATGGAGTAAATGGTATTGTATTTGTTTATCCTCTATATGAGTTAGCTTCATATGCAGAAGGGATGAGTGAGTTAACTTTACCATATTATTCAGCCAAAAAATTTATCAAGGCTGAATATTTACCAAGCTTACCTAAAGAGCCAAATTAG